The genomic interval GCATAATAGACGGTCCAAAGCGCGCGCCTTCCTCACCCCCTGAAACCCCTGTGCCGATAAATAATAAATCGTGTTTTTTAAGCATTTCTGTACGGCGATTGCTATCGGTATACAATGAATTACCGCCATCAATAATGATGTCACCGGCTGAGAGTAAAGGAATTAACTGGTCAATATAATGATCGACAACTTCCCCCGCTTTTACCATCAACATCACTTTGCGCGGTGTGTCCAGTTGCTCAACTAGGGACACAAGGTTTTCAGCCCCAGTAACTTGCGTATCTTTAGCCCCTTCTTGTAAAAAATCTTCGGTTTTACGATGGGTACGATTATGAACCACGACTTTAAAACCATGGTCATTCATATTAAGGACAAGATTTTGTCCCATGACGGCTAATCCGATTAAACCTATATCTGCTTTCATGTATTCTCTTTGATTAAGACTAAAATTGTAAGGGGGAATGTTATTTTTGTAGTGATTTGAGATGAGTAAGTTCGGCTAAAAGTTTTTTTCACGTTGGATAGTGGCTTTTTTTTCTTCTACGGCCTGTTTCAACGTGGATCGGGCTTTTAATTTAGCCTCACGTTCTTGCTCGAACATAAATTGATTACTACGTTGTATGCGTAAATATTCTTGTCGTGCTTGATAACGGTCATATTCACGCTCTTTTTCAGAAAAAATACTTAGCGTATTCATGGCTTGTCTCATTTTATCGGTTTGCATCCAGTTAGGGAGTGATGGGTCATCCAGTTGGCTGCCTTCTTTAAAAAATTTTAACCAGCGATGATCATTTTGTTTGACATCGACAACATTAAATTTATTCAATTCCAATAACCCAATACCGCCATGTTTATTTAAAGCCTGTCCATTTTGATCGCGAAGTTGATAATTATGGGCATAGTGGCTATCATTTTGAAGTAAGTTTTCTGCAAATAGCCAAATAGAATAGGTCGGTTTTAAGGTGCTGTAATGCTCGCCTTGCGTAAGCTGATTACTATAAATATCAGCCCAATTATAAATCATGCGTTGAGGTAAGTAGTTGAAACAGTTGAGCTGAATTTCAATTTGATAAAGGTGACCAAAATCATCACTTGCTTTGACATCAACGATACTTAATTTATCATTAATAAATTCTTTATCATTGTAAGGGTTTAAAATCTCAACGCTTTTTATGGGATATTCAAATTCTTGTTTTAAAATGGCATTTAAAAAATGAATTAATAAATTACTATTTGCAGTTGTACCTAATATTGCTTTGAAAACACAATCTATTTTGGGATCTATACGATGCTTCATGAGAGAAGTATAAAGCTAAAAAAAGGGTTTGTCAGTAAGGTATTTATCTAAACGATTATAAATTTATGCAAAAATCATTTTTAAAGCCATAATAAAAAGCATTATTGAAAAGTAGCGTTTTAATTTTACGGCGGGTAATTGGGTGGCTAATTTTGCCCCCAAAGGAGCGGTTAAAATACTGCACAAAACAATGCCGAAAAAAGCGGGTAAATAAATATAACCTAAGCTCCATTCAGGAAGGTTAGGTTGTTGTAAGCCTAAAAAAATATAACTAAGCGTGGCCGCCAAGGCAATCGGTAAGCCACAGGCACTTGAAATAGCGACCGCATTTTTGATGGGAACCTGACAGGCGACT from Methylococcales bacterium carries:
- a CDS encoding Rpn family recombination-promoting nuclease/putative transposase: MKHRIDPKIDCVFKAILGTTANSNLLIHFLNAILKQEFEYPIKSVEILNPYNDKEFINDKLSIVDVKASDDFGHLYQIEIQLNCFNYLPQRMIYNWADIYSNQLTQGEHYSTLKPTYSIWLFAENLLQNDSHYAHNYQLRDQNGQALNKHGGIGLLELNKFNVVDVKQNDHRWLKFFKEGSQLDDPSLPNWMQTDKMRQAMNTLSIFSEKEREYDRYQARQEYLRIQRSNQFMFEQEREAKLKARSTLKQAVEEKKATIQREKNF